The proteins below come from a single Mesobacillus jeotgali genomic window:
- a CDS encoding S-layer homology domain-containing protein, whose amino-acid sequence MKKVIISIVSAAMLFGVFGGASAAASAFTDIDSSPMKPHIERLAKENIISGYMDGTFRPKEKVTRAQYAKMLALAMGLSPDANAARQFTDLSDWSRPYVGALVKAGISHGKSKTSFGGNDFITRQEMAVMFVRAMGLEEFVHMLDYKNSFADSSKISSWAKHHVFFLKDIGFADGNGTYYFPQDATTREAFAKLTYRFTIEEHKYFELALNRIALEVYENIKKVTYLGDSLIKITYTDGTVEDDHAEVFLDELWWNYHYYSLEEMDGHDWSAMNSTEKRELIMFILDYWDTDYDIYVLTRTKEDAYRVLLERVNLVFLHEHQRYQNFMREFIWAAVDTRTIDTVDEE is encoded by the coding sequence TTGAAAAAAGTTATTATTTCTATTGTTTCTGCTGCCATGTTATTTGGTGTTTTCGGAGGCGCTTCAGCAGCCGCTAGTGCGTTTACCGATATTGATTCCTCGCCGATGAAGCCTCATATCGAAAGGCTTGCAAAGGAAAACATCATTAGTGGATATATGGATGGCACGTTTCGGCCAAAGGAAAAAGTAACAAGGGCTCAATATGCTAAAATGCTTGCGCTTGCGATGGGACTGTCTCCAGATGCAAATGCTGCCCGACAGTTTACCGACCTGTCTGACTGGTCAAGACCGTATGTCGGCGCGTTGGTGAAGGCCGGAATCTCCCATGGCAAATCCAAGACGTCTTTTGGCGGAAATGACTTTATCACTAGACAGGAAATGGCCGTTATGTTCGTACGCGCCATGGGTCTGGAAGAGTTTGTTCACATGCTCGACTACAAAAATTCATTTGCCGATTCCAGCAAGATTTCAAGCTGGGCCAAACACCATGTATTTTTCCTGAAGGATATTGGCTTTGCTGACGGAAATGGAACATACTACTTCCCGCAGGATGCAACCACACGTGAAGCATTCGCCAAACTGACCTACCGATTCACAATCGAAGAACATAAGTACTTCGAATTAGCATTGAATCGCATTGCTTTAGAAGTTTATGAAAATATTAAAAAGGTCACCTATCTGGGCGACAGCCTGATTAAGATCACCTATACTGATGGCACAGTGGAAGATGATCATGCTGAGGTATTTCTTGATGAACTGTGGTGGAACTATCATTACTATTCTCTCGAGGAGATGGACGGCCACGACTGGTCCGCAATGAATAGTACCGAAAAACGCGAGCTGATCATGTTCATCCTCGACTACTGGGACACTGACTATGATATCTATGTTCTTACAAGAACGAAGGAAGATGCCTATAGAGTCCTGTTAGAAAGAGTGAATCTTGTATTCCTGCACGAACACCAGCGTTACCAGAACTTCATGCGCGAATTCATCTGGGCAGCCGTTGATACTCGCACAATCGACACTGTCGATGAAGAATAA
- the pgaC gene encoding poly-beta-1,6-N-acetyl-D-glucosamine synthase, producing the protein MVNFLVLFLFYYPLVMGIIWVTGSLIYYVKKEKRNFIPEENIKDLPFVSLMIPAYNEEQTIEETVKYASDLNYPDYEVIVINDGSKDRTLEILKSLLDIYPRLRVVNIANNKGKANALKQGVLASKGELIATIDSDAILDKDALNYIVPHFITPNNGERVGAVTGNPRIRNRTSLLAKIQLVEYASIIGLIKRTQRVLGKVMTVSGVFVVFRKKALLDAGMWDTDLITDDIGITWKLQRRFWDVRYEPKALCWMLVPETLRGIWKQRLRWTQGGIEVTLRHMDIFLDWRQRRLYPVYLEQVLSVLWSITWFVSLLIMLYRYFFHQEFIMPTLWIGNYLSIICLLQFLVALFIEKKYEKGILKYMLWGIWYPILYWHINALLVIRALPRGLKILKKNKKQFATWESPDRGLHL; encoded by the coding sequence TTGGTTAACTTCTTAGTGCTGTTTCTATTCTATTATCCACTGGTAATGGGAATTATTTGGGTTACAGGAAGCTTGATTTATTATGTAAAAAAAGAAAAACGCAATTTCATTCCTGAAGAAAATATCAAGGATTTACCCTTCGTTTCTCTGATGATTCCTGCATATAACGAGGAACAGACAATCGAGGAAACAGTAAAATATGCATCAGATCTCAATTATCCGGATTATGAAGTGATTGTCATCAATGATGGCAGCAAGGACCGTACACTTGAGATACTGAAATCATTATTAGACATCTATCCAAGATTGCGTGTCGTCAACATTGCAAATAACAAAGGCAAAGCAAATGCCCTGAAACAGGGTGTGCTCGCTTCCAAAGGTGAGCTCATCGCAACAATTGATAGTGACGCCATCCTCGACAAGGATGCACTCAACTATATCGTCCCGCATTTCATTACTCCTAATAATGGGGAAAGAGTGGGAGCGGTAACCGGCAACCCAAGAATCCGCAACCGGACAAGCCTGCTTGCGAAAATCCAGCTTGTAGAATACGCCAGCATTATTGGTCTGATAAAAAGGACGCAAAGAGTGCTCGGAAAAGTGATGACAGTTTCCGGAGTATTTGTCGTTTTTCGTAAAAAAGCCCTCCTGGACGCGGGGATGTGGGATACTGACCTGATCACGGACGACATTGGTATTACGTGGAAGCTGCAAAGGAGATTCTGGGATGTTCGCTACGAACCGAAGGCACTATGCTGGATGCTCGTTCCAGAAACATTGAGGGGAATCTGGAAGCAGCGGCTGAGATGGACCCAGGGCGGTATCGAGGTCACCCTCCGCCATATGGATATCTTTCTCGACTGGCGTCAGCGGAGGCTGTATCCTGTCTATCTCGAGCAGGTGCTGAGCGTTCTTTGGTCAATCACCTGGTTTGTCTCGCTGCTCATTATGCTGTACAGATACTTTTTCCATCAGGAATTCATCATGCCAACTTTGTGGATCGGAAACTATCTATCTATCATTTGTCTGCTGCAATTCCTCGTCGCCCTATTCATTGAGAAGAAGTATGAAAAAGGAATCTTGAAATACATGCTTTGGGGAATCTGGTACCCAATCCTTTACTGGCATATCAATGCCCTGCTTGTGATCAGGGCGCTCCCAAGAGGGCTAAAGATCCTCAAGAAAAACAAAAAACAGTTCGCAACCTGGGAAAGTCCTGACCGCGGACTCCATTTATAA
- the pgaD gene encoding poly-beta-1,6-N-acetyl-D-glucosamine biosynthesis protein PgaD has product MIINNKQSKPRKLIDLLFTLFGWAFLALFLYNFITHYEGTLDFTFLELNLANANSIILITILVVILSAAFLSWWSSYNRRKYGPLKRRTFPPQTGEKELAEYFQVTEDELGIIQDNSYIDRK; this is encoded by the coding sequence ATGATCATAAACAACAAGCAGTCCAAACCGCGAAAACTCATAGATCTTCTCTTCACCTTGTTCGGCTGGGCATTTCTCGCATTGTTTCTGTATAACTTCATTACTCATTACGAAGGTACCCTGGATTTCACCTTCCTTGAACTGAATTTAGCTAATGCGAATTCAATTATCCTTATCACCATCCTCGTGGTGATCCTGAGTGCCGCTTTCCTCAGCTGGTGGAGTTCCTATAACAGGCGCAAATACGGACCGCTTAAAAGAAGGACCTTCCCGCCTCAGACAGGCGAAAAAGAACTGGCTGAGTATTTTCAGGTGACCGAAGACGAACTGGGTATAATCCAAGACAATAGTTATATTGATCGGAAGTAA
- a CDS encoding DUF5068 domain-containing protein — translation MDQKKFVWVLFSLMLVLSACGNDEKASKAEAETKPKTEDKEEAKEEKEDSEEKTESSASSNGELNPAIAEETEGNIEVVFTNNDAKYTHDMNGFKVSVDGYEIAKVTDINDSTKVWFDDQTEGYVVTAKVTIENGTDKKMWYSNYHRLQLANDFDFIQSDGSNLIPEEQKIFMIKQNQDDFTLYEPKEKVSGMVTFALTNEEFERMKTVKPKYIIEGGVADNDSFENSYLQNSQSYDFVYNDEQSKQVASQQEFYQDRLTSDNWADKKMIFEKSGINETQQIGDVKVTLDGVQYTEIIPTEANKEMFTDFGENGITALTVKVNIDNQSSEAVSITNLGTILNIDDNRARYFSQGIAEPSQPLEIAAGQQGEKLHVFLFRKDEFDLYKKFTLEFGPFIGKDGNEAFKGKTATFNLPR, via the coding sequence ATGGATCAAAAAAAGTTTGTATGGGTACTGTTTTCGTTGATGCTTGTCTTAAGTGCTTGTGGAAATGATGAAAAAGCTTCGAAGGCAGAGGCTGAAACGAAACCGAAAACGGAAGACAAGGAAGAAGCGAAAGAGGAAAAAGAAGATTCAGAGGAAAAAACTGAGTCGTCAGCTAGTTCTAATGGCGAACTAAACCCGGCGATCGCTGAGGAAACAGAGGGAAATATAGAGGTTGTCTTCACAAACAATGATGCTAAATATACTCATGATATGAATGGTTTCAAGGTTTCGGTCGATGGATATGAAATTGCAAAGGTGACTGACATAAATGATAGCACGAAAGTATGGTTTGACGATCAAACAGAAGGATATGTCGTTACTGCTAAAGTCACTATTGAAAACGGAACAGACAAAAAAATGTGGTATTCGAACTACCACCGTCTGCAGCTGGCGAATGATTTTGATTTTATCCAGTCAGACGGGAGTAACTTGATTCCGGAAGAACAGAAGATTTTTATGATCAAGCAGAATCAAGATGATTTTACCTTATACGAGCCAAAGGAAAAGGTATCTGGAATGGTGACCTTTGCCCTAACAAATGAAGAGTTTGAGAGAATGAAGACAGTAAAGCCGAAGTACATAATCGAGGGTGGAGTGGCTGATAATGATAGCTTTGAAAATAGCTATCTGCAAAATTCACAATCCTACGATTTTGTTTACAACGATGAGCAATCCAAGCAGGTTGCCTCCCAGCAGGAATTCTACCAGGACCGTTTGACTTCTGATAACTGGGCTGATAAGAAGATGATCTTCGAGAAGAGCGGAATCAATGAGACCCAGCAAATTGGCGATGTAAAGGTGACACTTGACGGTGTACAGTACACGGAAATCATCCCAACAGAAGCCAACAAAGAGATGTTCACTGACTTCGGTGAAAACGGTATAACAGCACTGACAGTGAAAGTGAATATCGATAACCAATCAAGTGAGGCAGTCAGCATTACCAACCTTGGCACAATCCTGAATATTGATGATAACCGTGCACGTTACTTCAGCCAGGGTATCGCTGAGCCAAGCCAGCCGCTCGAAATCGCAGCAGGCCAGCAAGGTGAAAAACTGCACGTCTTCCTATTCAGAAAAGACGAATTCGACCTGTACAAGAAATTCACCCTAGAATTCGGACCGTTTATAGGGAAAGACGGCAACGAAGCCTTCAAAGGAAAAACCGCCACCTTCAACCTGCCAAGATAA
- a CDS encoding S-layer homology domain-containing protein, with protein sequence MAIYKSIYKKLLAAGTAAVVMASVAAPSASEAALPFDDVPEKYLSSVEYLNSNGIVKGTGNLYGTNDSMTRGTTAIMIARALGLENETAPDAGFPDVDGQYTNAVNNLSYRGIISGSGGKFLTSKKLTRGDMAKILVKAYNIPLNVKNSPFTDATGAFADYIDAIYAAGITKGISANSFGATNEIKRGDFATLLFKTINRFGTACDYDPNSTVNPDPQTINCLITEVARDSNVPPEIVKAVAEKESGWVQFVDGNPLKNSNGDGGIGLMQITNKAGYTEQQLGYNVKENIKAGVNFLTTAFYDRSDLPKINNHDPKMLESWYFAVMAYNGIVPKNSPVVQATGQRNTLAYQELVFDILDKGNLYAGDPQLETNIDKLDLKKEDFQYDPNTGTPIKFLKKSYQLNAADLTPSTQFFKVGDIVTYDSNRLRAIPSRSGSEIAITTGSRVKIIGEPMADQNSKSANHFVWYLVEDVNTRKIGYIASPYIK encoded by the coding sequence ATGGCAATCTATAAATCTATTTACAAAAAGCTATTGGCAGCCGGAACTGCTGCTGTAGTGATGGCAAGCGTAGCTGCTCCGTCTGCGTCTGAAGCGGCTTTGCCGTTTGATGATGTACCAGAAAAATATCTATCATCGGTTGAATATCTTAATTCTAATGGGATTGTAAAGGGAACTGGAAATCTGTATGGTACAAATGATAGTATGACGCGCGGTACTACAGCAATTATGATTGCAAGAGCACTAGGACTAGAAAATGAAACTGCTCCAGATGCTGGCTTTCCAGACGTTGATGGGCAATATACCAACGCGGTGAATAATCTATCTTACCGAGGTATAATAAGCGGATCTGGCGGTAAATTCTTAACCAGTAAAAAGTTGACAAGAGGAGATATGGCTAAGATTCTTGTTAAAGCTTATAACATCCCGCTGAATGTGAAGAATTCACCATTTACCGATGCGACTGGCGCATTCGCTGACTATATTGATGCAATTTATGCTGCTGGTATCACCAAAGGGATATCTGCTAATAGTTTCGGAGCAACAAATGAGATTAAACGTGGTGATTTTGCGACTTTGCTGTTCAAAACTATTAATAGATTCGGAACTGCATGTGATTACGATCCAAACTCAACGGTAAATCCAGATCCACAGACAATCAATTGCTTGATTACGGAAGTGGCAAGAGATTCAAATGTTCCGCCGGAAATTGTTAAGGCAGTTGCCGAGAAGGAAAGCGGCTGGGTACAGTTTGTTGATGGAAATCCACTAAAGAACTCAAATGGTGATGGCGGCATTGGCTTGATGCAAATTACTAACAAGGCTGGCTACACTGAACAACAACTGGGATACAATGTGAAGGAAAACATCAAAGCAGGTGTTAACTTTTTGACAACGGCGTTTTACGATCGTTCCGATCTGCCGAAAATCAATAACCATGACCCTAAGATGCTTGAAAGCTGGTATTTTGCTGTGATGGCCTATAATGGCATTGTTCCTAAGAACAGTCCTGTAGTACAGGCAACTGGACAAAGGAATACGTTAGCTTATCAAGAATTGGTTTTTGACATTTTGGATAAAGGGAACCTCTATGCAGGCGATCCACAGCTTGAAACCAATATTGATAAGCTGGATTTGAAAAAGGAAGACTTCCAGTACGATCCGAATACAGGAACACCAATCAAGTTCCTTAAAAAATCATATCAGTTGAACGCAGCTGACCTGACTCCGTCAACACAATTTTTCAAAGTAGGGGACATTGTGACATACGATTCAAACCGCCTGCGTGCGATTCCTTCAAGAAGTGGATCTGAAATTGCAATAACCACAGGTTCTAGGGTGAAAATAATCGGCGAACCAATGGCCGATCAAAATTCAAAATCCGCAAATCATTTTGTATGGTACCTCGTCGAGGACGTCAATACAAGAAAAATCGGCTACATTGCATCACCATATATCAAATAA
- a CDS encoding S-layer homology domain-containing protein, whose product MNKITRILLSAMLSSSLFVFNGEAKASSFSDITNHWAKEEMEYLVQKGIIGGYADGTFRPNEIVTRAQAAIMIGRAKGIPGEQPVDTRFPDVPASVTGSGYIHELELIDVLTGFGDGTYRPHQPVNRGDATVHLIRSALAPSDQQPYPENPFTDVSLSQLSGPFVIIAYHNGIVDGFADKTFRPYEPITRAQFSVFLSRSLQKIN is encoded by the coding sequence ATGAATAAAATAACTCGGATTTTGTTAAGCGCTATGTTATCCTCAAGCCTCTTTGTATTCAATGGTGAAGCAAAAGCCAGCTCATTTAGTGACATCACCAATCACTGGGCAAAGGAAGAAATGGAGTATTTGGTGCAGAAAGGGATTATTGGTGGCTATGCGGACGGAACTTTCAGGCCGAATGAAATTGTCACCCGCGCTCAAGCTGCCATTATGATTGGCCGTGCAAAGGGAATACCTGGGGAACAGCCGGTTGACACAAGGTTTCCTGATGTTCCAGCGAGTGTAACGGGTTCTGGCTATATTCATGAGTTGGAACTAATCGATGTACTGACCGGATTTGGTGACGGCACCTATCGCCCGCATCAACCAGTAAACCGGGGAGATGCAACCGTTCATTTAATCAGATCCGCACTTGCTCCATCAGATCAGCAGCCATATCCTGAAAATCCTTTTACAGATGTTTCATTAAGCCAACTGTCAGGACCTTTCGTCATCATCGCTTACCATAACGGCATCGTAGACGGTTTTGCAGATAAAACATTCCGTCCATATGAGCCGATTACTCGGGCTCAATTTTCAGTCTTTCTATCACGGTCTTTGCAAAAAATAAACTAA
- a CDS encoding polysaccharide deacetylase family protein yields the protein MKKFKGLFMALILLLIASTQFQLPANAKQTEQVEIPVLLYHVVKPDPDPNNPYQFSLEEFEKHMAYLHENGYRTLTMKQYFNILDKKAAMPNKPILLTFDDNSNDFYPYVYPVLQKYGMKATQFTVSNWVDGSWNMTSDELLTVMENGVDIQNHSVTHPALADLTREQQYTEINEATNALKKLTGRTTNTFAYPYGSYNADTISVLEELGFKGAFKVGGGLSTDQSDRYELPRIMILQEHTLGDFIRMVETGY from the coding sequence ATGAAAAAATTTAAAGGACTGTTTATGGCTTTGATCCTATTACTAATTGCAAGTACTCAATTCCAGCTGCCAGCCAACGCTAAACAAACTGAACAGGTTGAAATTCCTGTCTTGCTTTATCATGTCGTGAAACCTGATCCAGACCCGAATAATCCTTATCAATTCAGTCTGGAAGAATTTGAAAAGCATATGGCTTATCTTCATGAAAATGGCTACCGCACTTTAACAATGAAGCAATACTTTAACATCCTTGATAAAAAAGCGGCGATGCCAAATAAGCCAATTCTCCTGACGTTTGATGACAATTCAAATGATTTTTATCCGTATGTCTATCCAGTCCTGCAGAAGTATGGGATGAAGGCGACTCAATTCACGGTGTCCAATTGGGTGGATGGAAGCTGGAATATGACTTCAGATGAACTTCTGACAGTAATGGAGAACGGGGTAGATATCCAAAATCATTCCGTAACACATCCAGCGCTTGCCGATCTAACTAGGGAGCAGCAATACACAGAAATCAACGAAGCAACGAATGCCCTTAAAAAGTTAACAGGCAGAACAACAAATACCTTCGCCTATCCATATGGAAGCTATAATGCCGATACAATCTCCGTTTTAGAGGAACTAGGGTTTAAAGGCGCATTCAAAGTAGGCGGCGGACTCAGCACAGATCAAAGTGACCGATATGAACTGCCTCGGATTATGATCCTGCAAGAACATACTTTAGGGGATTTCATTAGAATGGTAGAGACGGGGTATTAA
- a CDS encoding endo-1,4-beta-xylanase, producing MLKVLRKPFLTGLALALFLPAGLSNVAAAEPVSALDVEVELDERYADSFDIGAAVEPSMLEGKDADVLKRHFNSIVAENVMKPINIQPEEGKFNFEEADKIVKFAKENDMELRFHTLIWHSQVPDWFFLDKEGNPMVDETDPKQREKNKKLLLKRLETHIKTVVKRYKNDVSSWDVVNEVIDEYAPNEEGLRESPWYQITGKEYIKVAFETANRFAAKDAKLYINDYNTEVEPKRTHLYNLVKELVEEGVPIDGVGHQAHIQIGWPSLQEMEDSINMFAELGLDNQITELDVSLYGWPPRPAYPSYNEIPEFEFERQAERYDKLFELYESLGDKISSVTFWGVADNHTWLNDRAEQYNDGVGVDAPFVFDTEYNAKPAYWAIID from the coding sequence ATGTTAAAAGTATTGCGTAAACCATTTCTTACTGGACTGGCTTTGGCCCTATTTTTACCTGCCGGATTATCCAATGTTGCAGCAGCTGAACCGGTGAGTGCACTGGATGTCGAAGTGGAACTTGATGAAAGGTATGCAGATTCATTCGATATTGGGGCAGCCGTTGAGCCTAGCATGCTCGAAGGAAAGGACGCTGATGTCCTAAAGCGTCATTTTAACAGCATTGTGGCCGAGAATGTCATGAAACCGATTAATATCCAGCCTGAAGAAGGGAAGTTCAACTTTGAGGAAGCGGATAAAATCGTTAAGTTTGCGAAAGAAAATGACATGGAACTGCGTTTTCATACGCTGATCTGGCACAGTCAGGTCCCTGATTGGTTCTTCCTGGATAAAGAAGGAAACCCTATGGTCGATGAAACAGATCCTAAGCAGCGTGAAAAGAACAAAAAGCTATTGCTAAAACGATTGGAAACTCATATTAAAACGGTCGTCAAGCGCTATAAAAATGATGTGAGCTCATGGGATGTTGTCAATGAAGTAATTGATGAGTATGCGCCTAACGAAGAGGGCTTACGAGAATCTCCATGGTACCAAATTACAGGTAAAGAGTATATCAAGGTTGCTTTTGAAACGGCGAATCGCTTTGCCGCAAAGGACGCCAAGCTTTACATCAATGACTACAACACTGAGGTAGAACCGAAGAGAACCCACTTGTATAATCTGGTGAAGGAACTAGTTGAAGAGGGTGTTCCGATCGATGGAGTTGGGCATCAGGCACATATCCAAATCGGCTGGCCATCTCTTCAGGAAATGGAAGATTCCATTAACATGTTTGCTGAGTTAGGCCTTGACAATCAAATTACAGAGCTAGATGTAAGCCTCTATGGATGGCCGCCAAGACCTGCTTATCCATCTTATAATGAAATTCCAGAATTCGAATTCGAACGCCAGGCAGAACGCTATGATAAGCTGTTCGAACTTTATGAAAGTCTGGGAGACAAGATTAGCAGTGTGACATTCTGGGGTGTTGCCGATAACCATACTTGGCTGAATGACCGTGCCGAACAGTACAATGATGGAGTGGGAGTAGACGCGCCATTTGTATTCGATACTGAATACAATGCCAAGCCGGCTTATTGGGCTATTATTGACTAA
- a CDS encoding sensor histidine kinase, whose amino-acid sequence MLKQLKKWNTLRNQILFIFLIVMVIVLLIVSLLTLGQVSALLQNNAEKQIQQVAIEANGRIESLYEQINMNSKLVITDEGVQRILTDVHDGKQVSFSDRQQLMGHINRIIGNTDGIFSFQLFSDKKQRILPLDEDELINRIGKKWIDEAYKARGRIVWIGEDPNDKNYYLAIRRVNLMERQYRNGGYLLISINRNHFHFANEKYENDQYSILLDQDQNPIIQNYTGDIESIIKSKENVVQLNERDYIVTKQTSSLTGWTVFILTPVSELTEGMSWIRNGIILSGVVGLIIFTISSFFLSTLITSPILRLTKTMQRAGDGSLTQNPEVYSVNEINELNSTYNQLVKETNHLMQMVYQKEILRSQSELKALQAQINPHFLFNTLDALHWSLDEKDEEELAELVVAMSDLFRYTITKETDDDWVYLKDEIKHISDYMEIMKMRFGNRLQWHVSVPEKYEHVRIPKLIIQPLVENAALHGAGNKTGNCQISVTVEPVKYENEERIRIIVKDDGSGMDSERLSQIIQSIEDGGTSSASGKGMAISNVYKRLKLYYQGLSHTDLLIESELDHGTRITFELPIEGGEKNVV is encoded by the coding sequence GTGCTGAAACAACTAAAAAAGTGGAACACATTACGCAACCAGATTCTATTTATCTTTTTGATTGTCATGGTCATTGTATTATTGATCGTGAGTCTTCTAACATTAGGACAAGTTTCGGCACTGCTTCAGAACAACGCCGAAAAGCAAATACAGCAAGTAGCGATTGAAGCCAATGGCCGAATCGAATCTCTTTACGAGCAAATCAATATGAATTCAAAGCTTGTCATAACAGATGAAGGGGTTCAAAGAATCTTAACGGATGTCCATGACGGAAAACAGGTCTCTTTTAGCGACAGGCAGCAATTAATGGGGCATATCAACCGGATTATCGGGAATACGGATGGGATTTTTTCCTTTCAGCTGTTTTCTGACAAAAAGCAGCGGATCCTCCCCCTTGATGAGGATGAACTAATAAACCGAATCGGCAAAAAGTGGATTGATGAAGCATATAAGGCAAGAGGACGGATCGTATGGATTGGTGAAGATCCAAATGATAAAAACTACTACCTGGCGATCCGAAGAGTTAATTTAATGGAAAGACAATATAGAAATGGCGGCTATCTTTTAATCAGTATTAACCGGAATCATTTTCACTTTGCGAATGAAAAGTATGAGAACGACCAATACTCGATTCTTTTGGATCAAGATCAAAATCCAATCATTCAAAATTATACCGGCGATATCGAGAGTATCATTAAAAGCAAAGAAAACGTCGTACAGCTAAATGAGCGGGATTATATCGTAACAAAGCAAACATCAAGCCTTACAGGGTGGACTGTCTTCATTTTAACACCTGTCAGTGAGCTGACTGAGGGAATGTCCTGGATCAGGAACGGCATTATATTGTCAGGGGTTGTCGGCCTCATCATTTTTACCATCAGTTCTTTCTTTCTGTCTACCTTGATTACAAGCCCGATATTAAGATTGACAAAAACGATGCAGCGAGCTGGAGACGGTTCATTAACTCAGAATCCGGAAGTGTATTCCGTTAATGAAATCAATGAATTAAACAGCACTTATAACCAACTGGTAAAAGAAACGAACCACTTGATGCAGATGGTTTATCAGAAGGAGATTTTAAGGAGCCAAAGTGAGTTGAAAGCGCTTCAAGCACAAATCAACCCGCATTTCCTATTCAATACGTTAGATGCGCTTCATTGGTCACTTGATGAAAAAGATGAGGAAGAGCTTGCTGAACTGGTAGTGGCCATGTCTGATTTGTTCCGTTATACCATTACAAAGGAAACCGATGATGACTGGGTGTACCTGAAAGACGAAATCAAGCACATCAGCGACTATATGGAAATCATGAAAATGCGTTTTGGCAACAGGCTGCAATGGCATGTCTCGGTCCCGGAAAAATATGAGCATGTCAGAATTCCTAAACTAATCATACAGCCTCTGGTAGAAAACGCAGCCCTTCATGGAGCTGGAAATAAAACAGGAAACTGCCAGATTTCTGTAACCGTGGAACCCGTCAAATATGAGAACGAAGAGCGGATTCGTATCATCGTAAAAGATGATGGATCCGGGATGGATTCAGAGAGGCTGTCACAGATTATCCAATCAATTGAAGATGGCGGTACATCCTCTGCGAGCGGAAAAGGGATGGCTATTTCAAACGTCTATAAGCGCTTAAAACTATATTACCAGGGCCTTTCACACACAGATCTTTTGATTGAGAGTGAGTTGGACCATGGAACTCGGATTACGTTCGAACTACCGATTGAAGGAGGCGAAAAGAATGTTGTCTAA